Proteins co-encoded in one Papaver somniferum cultivar HN1 chromosome 5, ASM357369v1, whole genome shotgun sequence genomic window:
- the LOC113279776 gene encoding agamous-like MADS-box protein AGL80: MARPKKVAYIPNSAARRATFKKRRMDLLKKVSEISNLCDVDACAIVYEPDNPLPKVWPANPEAHRVLMRFKGLPERDQLDNDQESSEENQMGMTTERSINQQLEDHYMKLRRMFNRALDGESSIPEPDIHPVDLIDFAWLLDEKHKEVILKLLNLQKATAISGSEGNTIVIPSPSYSVDTNVNWCT, translated from the coding sequence ATGGCAAGGCCGAAGAAGGTTGCTTATATTCCTAATAGTGCTGCAAGGAGAGCAACTTTCAAAAAACGAAGAATGGACTTGTTGAAGAAAGTCAGTGAAATTAGTAATTTATGTGATGTTGATGCTTGCGCAATTGTGTATGAACCAGACAATCCACTACCAAAAGTATGGCCAGCGAACCCTGAAGCACATCGTGTGCTCATGAGGTTCAAGGGCTTGCCAGAGAGAGATCAGTTAGACAATGATCAAGAGAGTTCCGAAGAAAACCAGATGGGGATGACAACAGAACGTTCCATAAATCAGCAACTAGAAGATCATTATATGAAACTTCGTCGGATGTTTAATCGTGCCTTGGATGGTGAGAGTTCTATACCTGAACCTGATATTCATCCTGTTGATTTAATCGATTTCGCCTGGTTGCTTGATGAAAAGCACAAAGAAGTTATACTAAAATTGTTAAATCTCCAGAAAGCTACTGCAATCAGCGGTAGCGAGGGTAATACTATTGTTATCCCTAGCCCTAGTTATTCTGTTGATACTAACGTTAATTGGTGTACTTGA